A portion of the Rissa tridactyla isolate bRisTri1 chromosome 19, bRisTri1.patW.cur.20221130, whole genome shotgun sequence genome contains these proteins:
- the LOC128919078 gene encoding feather keratin Cos2-3, with translation MSCYNQCQPCCPPCQPCCPTPLANSCNEPCVRQCQNSCVVIEPSPVVVTLPGPILSSFPQNTVVGSSTSAAVGSILSCDGVPINSGCCDLSCITSRYCGNRCQPC, from the coding sequence atgtcctgctacaaccagtgccagccctgctgcccgccctgccagccctgctgcccgaccccgctggccaacagctgcaatgagccctgtgtcaggcagtgccagaactcctgcgtcgtcatcgagccctcccccgtggtggtgaccctgcccggccccatcctcagctccttcccgcagaacaccgttgtgggatcctccacctctgctgccgttggcagcatcctcagctgtgacggagtgcccatcaactctggctgctgcgacctctcctgcattaccagccgctactgtggcaacagatgtcagccctgctaa